The following coding sequences are from one Aliarcobacter skirrowii CCUG 10374 window:
- the lepB gene encoding signal peptidase I translates to MLRKIYNWSSSWTGTIIIVLSIIFFIAQAFVIPSGSMKNTLLIGDMLFVKKFSYGIPTPTIPWLEIKILPDFNKNGHLIEGDRPKRGDIVVFRYPHNPDIHYVKRAVATGGDTIFLKDKELYLHPKEGNSYVIQNFKDYEIVDIDNTLFVKNPYSKEFKGIHNDPEVTKYTSSHKELFEKSKIVIPEDETFMMGDNRDHSNDSRFWGSVPYKYIVGKPWFVYFSIDDDYKVRWDRVFKTVDTLQKEATGEIKERSKEGIY, encoded by the coding sequence ATGTTAAGAAAAATTTATAACTGGTCATCTTCATGGACTGGAACAATTATAATTGTATTATCAATTATTTTTTTTATTGCTCAAGCTTTTGTAATTCCAAGTGGAAGTATGAAAAATACACTTTTAATAGGTGATATGCTTTTTGTTAAAAAATTCTCTTATGGTATTCCAACTCCTACAATTCCTTGGCTAGAGATTAAAATTTTGCCAGATTTTAATAAAAATGGACATTTAATAGAGGGTGATAGACCAAAAAGAGGAGATATTGTAGTATTTAGATATCCTCATAATCCAGATATTCACTATGTAAAAAGAGCTGTTGCAACAGGTGGAGATACTATTTTTCTAAAAGATAAAGAGTTATATCTTCATCCAAAAGAGGGAAACTCTTATGTAATTCAAAACTTTAAAGATTATGAAATAGTTGATATAGACAATACTTTGTTTGTAAAAAATCCATACTCTAAAGAGTTTAAAGGAATTCATAATGACCCTGAAGTTACAAAATATACAAGCTCTCATAAAGAACTCTTTGAAAAATCAAAAATAGTAATTCCAGAAGATGAAACATTTATGATGGGAGACAATAGAGATCACTCAAATGACTCAAGATTTTGGGGAAGTGTTCCGTATAAATATATAGTTGGAAAACCTTGGTTTGTATATTTTTCTATTGATGATGATTATAAAGTTAGATGGGATAGAGTTTTTAAAACTGTTGATACTTTACAAAAAGAGGCAACAGGAGAGATTAAAGAGAGAAGTAAAGAGGGAATTTATTAA
- the rpiB gene encoding ribose 5-phosphate isomerase B — translation MNYYIASDHAGVVLKEFVVNLLKKEEINVVDLGPKTNDRVDYPDFAKLVCENVQKDRGSFGILICGSGIGMSMAANKFDGIRAALCHNIYSAKMARNHNDANVLCLGERVCGEGLIEEIIKAWLSNSFEEGRHTQRVEKINNLLSCRV, via the coding sequence ATGAATTATTATATTGCAAGTGATCATGCTGGAGTTGTATTAAAAGAGTTTGTTGTAAATCTTTTAAAAAAAGAAGAGATAAATGTAGTTGATTTGGGTCCAAAAACAAATGATAGAGTTGATTATCCTGATTTTGCTAAATTAGTTTGCGAAAATGTACAAAAAGACAGAGGCTCTTTTGGAATTTTAATTTGTGGAAGTGGTATTGGAATGAGCATGGCTGCAAATAAATTTGATGGAATTAGAGCAGCTTTATGTCACAATATTTATAGTGCAAAAATGGCTAGAAATCACAATGATGCAAATGTTTTATGCCTTGGTGAGAGAGTTTGTGGAGAGGGACTTATTGAAGAGATAATTAAAGCTTGGCTTTCAAACTCTTTTGAAGAGGGACGACACACACAAAGAGTTGAAAAGATAAATAATCTACTCTCTTGTAGAGTTTAA
- a CDS encoding HD domain-containing protein, whose product MINPKIIEYIYSSASIQRWNDYPRMVELVELDKQAHKFVIAYFIAKLEKDINFTHLIEAGIFEFLRRVVVTDIRPDVFRKALQKKSNEINSWVVEKLKISLQDIDGGNFLQKFEAFLNDPSMYKKERFILKAASYLSTKWEFSIVYQTSQFLSDIEEVKKAVDAEIEDYYELVGVQKIALNKKLAKIVDLSGRLRFQKRWAQTPRIPETSVLGHMLTVAFFSYFYSIKQKACDTRLQNNFFTALFHDLPEALTRDIISPVKYSVDELSDIIAEYEVAKIEDDILPNIPESIQKEFSYILGISDGIKEEFANKVKIDGKICEVEDINKYNLDKYEAIDGKALKQCDKLSAFVEASLSISHGIKSKELITGKKEILKGLKEINGVDFRQIALEIDNEFGSNGQVQTTLDFD is encoded by the coding sequence GTGATAAACCCAAAAATTATAGAGTATATTTATTCAAGTGCATCTATTCAAAGATGGAATGACTATCCAAGAATGGTTGAACTTGTAGAGCTTGATAAACAAGCTCACAAGTTTGTTATAGCATATTTTATAGCAAAATTAGAAAAAGATATAAACTTCACACACTTAATAGAAGCTGGTATTTTTGAGTTTTTAAGACGAGTTGTTGTAACTGATATTAGACCTGATGTTTTTAGAAAAGCTTTACAAAAAAAGTCAAATGAGATTAACTCTTGGGTTGTAGAAAAACTAAAAATTTCACTTCAAGATATTGATGGTGGAAATTTTTTACAAAAGTTTGAAGCATTTTTAAATGACCCATCTATGTACAAAAAAGAGAGATTTATTCTAAAAGCAGCTTCATATTTATCTACAAAATGGGAGTTCTCAATTGTATATCAAACAAGTCAATTTTTAAGTGATATAGAGGAAGTTAAAAAGGCTGTTGATGCTGAAATTGAAGATTACTATGAACTTGTTGGCGTTCAAAAAATTGCTTTAAATAAAAAACTAGCAAAAATCGTTGATTTAAGTGGAAGATTGAGATTTCAAAAACGGTGGGCACAAACTCCAAGAATTCCTGAAACTTCAGTTTTAGGACATATGCTTACAGTTGCATTTTTCTCATACTTTTACTCAATTAAACAAAAAGCTTGTGATACTAGACTTCAAAATAACTTTTTCACTGCACTATTTCACGACCTTCCAGAAGCACTTACAAGAGATATTATAAGTCCTGTAAAATATAGTGTTGATGAGCTTTCAGATATTATTGCTGAGTATGAAGTTGCAAAAATAGAGGATGATATTTTACCAAATATTCCAGAATCTATTCAAAAGGAGTTCTCTTATATTTTAGGAATTAGTGATGGAATAAAAGAGGAGTTTGCAAATAAAGTTAAAATAGATGGAAAAATTTGCGAAGTTGAAGATATAAATAAATACAACCTTGATAAATATGAAGCAATAGATGGAAAAGCACTAAAACAGTGTGATAAACTATCTGCTTTTGTTGAAGCTAGCTTATCAATCTCTCATGGTATAAAATCAAAAGAGCTGATAACTGGTAAGAAAGAGATATTAAAAGGTTTAAAAGAGATAAATGGAGTTGATTTTAGACAAAT